Below is a window of Shinella sp. PSBB067 DNA.
CCTGGATTCCCGCCCCGGTGTCCTCGCCGCTTGCGCTCTTCTCCCTGCTGCCGCTGTTCTTCCTCGCTCCGTCGATCTACCCCCAGACGACCAACGCGGCGATCGATAATGCGCAGTACATGCTGTCCGTGCAGGGCAGGTTCGCCAGCCAGATGCAGGTCCTGCCGCAGCTTCACATCCAGCAATGCTGGCCGGCTGGCGGCGATTGCAGCGCGTTCGCCCGCGCCATCGCCAACTCGGCCGGGTTCCACAGGACCGTCCACCTCGTCGAATCGCGCCGGAGCGACATCCCGGGCTTGCTCTCCTACACGATCCGCATAGAGAATCGCCCGGACGGCCATGGCGTCTATGCCCGGCTCATTCACGAGCAGTCGGGCGCGACGATCTTCGCCCGCCATTTCTCCCGCGAGCAACTGCGCAGCGAGGCCGGGATCGCCTACGAAGCGGTGGCCTTCGCCGCCCGCACCCTCACGGCGAGCGGGCCGCTCTACCGCCATGCGCTGCGCACCGGCGCGGCCAGCGACATCATGGAGTGCTTCGCACGGGAGGCGCAGGCGGTACCGCACGGCCTCTCCCGCAGCGGTCCGGCAAGCGCATGCCCCGGCGAGCCGCCGGCGGCGCTCGCCGAAGCGGCGCCCTCCGACATTGCCGCACCGCTCCTGCGCTAGCCGCCTGGCGGGATACCTCCCTAGATATAGTGATAGGCATGTCCGCGCCGGATGTTTATTCTTGGAAACTGGGCGGACTGGTATCGTTTACCGCCCGGGTTGACGATCCCGCGCTTGCGCCGCGCAAGAAGGGCCGGAAACCGGGACACGATCGCACGAGCGTCGCCGGATGCGCACAAACCGGCTGGACGCGCGATGAAGGCACTATCCGCCGTATCGACATCCGGCCTTCGCGGGCAACGGTGGTGTCGTGCCGGCGACCGGGGGTAAATACATGACTGATCTTCTCTCTTGCAGGCCGCTTTCATGATGACCAACGAGTCGAAGAAAGCCGAGGCCCGGACGGGCGCCCGCAAGTCCATCCGCTTCCTGCCCGTGGCACCGCTGCCGGAAAACCTTCCGGAAGGCCGGCTTGCCATCGCCGACATGGCCAATGCCTTCGGCGTGACCCATCGCACCCTGCACTTCTACGAGGAAAAGGGCCTGCTGACGGCAGCCCGCGTCGGCCCCATGCGCGTCTACGGACCCGAGGAGATCCAGCAGATGGCCGTGGTCAACACCTGCCGCGAGACGGGCATGCCCGTCGCCGTGATCCAGGAACTGCTGGAGCGGCTCTCCGCCGCCATGAGCCAGGAGGAAGCCGACGGCGTCTTCCGCGCCGCCATGACCGCGCGCAAGCGCGAACTCGCCGCCCAGCAATCGACGATCCGCCGGCAGATGCAGCAGATCAACGAACTGCTCGACTTCGCCGGCGCACAGGAAGTCGAGACGAACGACAACACCCCGCGGGCCAACCTGACGCCCGTCGAACTGCGCTGCCTCAGCCTGATGGCGGAAGGCTACCCCACGAGCCGCATCGCCCGCGCGCTCGAAGTGGAGCCCGGCGAGGTGCAGGTCATGGAAAAGAGCATCATCACCAAGTTCGACAGCAACAATCGTTTCCAGGCCGTCGCCAAGGCGGTCATGCTCGGGATCGTCGGTCACTGAGACCGGCACCCGTGCGTTTTCGCGCGCGGGAACGCGCCGGCTATCGCACGATGGTGAGCGTTTCCGCGGCGCGCGTAATGGCGGTGTAGAGCCAGCGTTCGCGCGTGTCGCGGAAGGCGAAGCTCTCGTCGAACAGCACGACATTGTTCCACTGCGAGCCCTGCGCCTTGTGCACGGTCAGCGCATAGCCGAAATCGAACTCGTCATAGCGCTTGCGCGTCGACCACGGAATCTCCTCGTCGAGATTCTCGAAGGCCGCCTTGAGCAGCTTGATCTTGGCCGCGCCGCGATCCATGTCGTCGTCCTCCGGCCGGATCATCAGGTTGATGCCGGGCTTCACCGTCTCCTTGGACGAGCTCATCACCTGCCAGAGCGAACCGTTGAGCAGGCCCTTGGCGGGGTCGTTGCGCAGGCACACCAGCTTGTCGCCGGACTGCGGATAGTCGGTCGTGAAGCCCTTGAGCTCGCGCAGGCGCTGGTTGTAGCGCCGGCGGGTGCGGTTCGTGCCGACAAGCACCTGGTCCGCCTCCAGCACCAGCGTCTGGTCGACGTCGCCACGCCCGATGACGCGCGCCGCGCCGTAGTCGCCATAGGCGATGTCGCTGCCTTCGCGCACCTGCATGGCAAGCTGGATGATCGGATTGTCGCGCGCCTGGCGGTGGATGTCCGTCAGGAGATAATCCGGCTCCTGGTTGGTGAAATAGCCGCCGCCGGACACGGGCGGAAGCTGGCCGGGATCGCCGAGCACGAGGATCGGCGTGCCGAAGCTCATGAGGTCGCGCCCGAGCGCCTCGTCCACCATGGAGCATTCGTCGACGACGACGAGCGCGGCCTTGGCGACCGGGCTCTGCCGGTTGATGGAGAACATCGGCGAGATCGAGGTCTTGCCCGTCTCCTCGTCGGAAACCTCCTCCTCGCCGCGCGGGCGATAGATCAGCGAGTGGATGGTCTTGGCGTTCGTCGCGCCCTTCGAGCGCAGCACCTGCGCCGCCTTGCCGGTGAAGGCGGCGAACAGCACCTCGCCGTCGACATTCTCGGCAAAGTGCCGGGCAAGCGTGGTCTTGCCGGTGCCGGCATAGCCGAACAGCCGGAACAGCGGCTCGCGCCCTTCCTTCAGCCATCGCGCGACGGCCTTCAGCGCTTCATCCTGTTGAGGTGCGAATTCCATGCCCGGACTTGGCAGGATTCGCGGCCGCGAAGCAAGAGGCAACGCCCTGCGGAGCGCCCGGGAGAAAACCCACCCCCCGTATTTGGCCCTGTTCGAAAGCCGCATGACGCGATATTGAGGGCGCAACTTCCGGAGCGATGATTTGTCCCCCGCCTCCCGCACGCCGAACGACAGCCCCACACCGCCTGCCGGCCTCGCCCGACTGCCTGCGCCCCCGCAGTGGGGCCTCGTCGCCCTCCTGTCGATCGCGACCACCCTGCCGCTCGAAGCCGCGGGCTTCCCGGCCGCCCTCCTGATGGGACCGATGCTCGCCGGCATCCTCGTCGCCATCGGCGGCGGGTCGATCCGCCTGCCGCGCGTCTTCTTCTTCCTCGTGCAGGTCGTGCTGGCGCTGATGATCGCGACCATGGTGTCGCAGGATTTCGTCGGCACCTTTACCCGGAACTGGCCGCTGATGCTGCTGGTCGTGCTCTCCGTCATCGGCGTCAGCACGCTGTCCGGCTGGCTGATCGCCCGCACCGGCATCCTGCCCGGCACGACGGCGATCTGGGGCTCGTCCGCCGGCGCCGCCTCGACCATGATGGTGATGGCGGAAGCCTACGGGGCGGACATCCGCCTCGTCGCCTTCATGCAGTATCTGCGCGTCGTCTTCGTCGCGAGCCTTGCAACGCTCGTCGCCCATTTCGGCGGCCACGACGGCGCGGCGCCGCCACCCCACGCCTGGTTCGAGCCGGTGCCGATGCTGCCGCTCGCCGCGATGCTGGCCATCGGCGTCCTTTCCGGGCTCGCCGGCCAGAGGCTGCGCATCCCGGCCGGCGCCTTCCTGGTGCCCTTCGCCATCGCCTCGGTGCTGAATTCCGCCGGCACCGTGACGATCGTCCTGCCGCAATGGCTGCTCGTCGCCGCCTTCACCCTGCTCGGCTGGAACATCGGCCTCGGCTTCACCCGCGCCATCCTCCTGCATGCGCGCCGCGCGCTGCTGCCGACCGTCGTCTCGATCATCGCGCTGATCTCCTTTTCGGGCCTGCTCGCCGGCCTGCTGATCCTCGTCCTCGGCGTCGATCCGCTGACCGCCTATCTCGCGACCAGCCCTGGCGGGCTCGATTCGATCGCCGTCATCGCGGCTTCCAGCAAGGTCGACATCGCCTTCGTCATGACGCTCCAGACGGCGCGGCTGATCCTCGTGACCCTGATCGGCCCCTGGCTCGCCCGCTTCATGGCCGACAGGTCCTAGCGCAGCATCGGCCAGAGGCTTGCCACGAGCAGGAGCGCCATCGCGATGTTGAACCATTTCAGCCGCACCGGATCGGACAACCACTGGCGCAGCGCCGAGCCGAAGCCGGCCCAGGTGGATACGCTCGGGAAATTGACGATGGCGAAGGCGACGCCGACGATCAGCACGCTTGCCGTATAGTTCGCCGCATTCGTATAGGTCGCCATGGCGGAAACGGCCATGACCCACGCCTTCGGGTTGACCCACTGGAAGGCGGCGGCTTCGAGGAAGCTCATCGGCCGTGTACCGGCCCTGCCCTCGCCGACGCTGCGCGCGGTGCCGATCTTCCAGGCGATCCAGACGAGATAGGCGCCGCCGGCGAATTTCAGCACGGTATAGACGAGCGGCACGGCGTCCAGCAGCGCGCCGAGACCGAAACCGACGGCAAGCAGCAGCACGAGGAAGCCGACGCCGATGCCGCACATATGCGGGATCGTCCGGACGAAACCGAAGTTCACGCCCGAGGCGAAGAGCATCATGTTGTTGGGTCCGGGGGTTATCGAGGTCGTGAGGGCGAAGACGAGCAGCGCAAGAAAGATTTCGATCTGCATGGCAGACTCTTGTGATCCGTATTGTTTTTTCCGATTGATAGTCCATCTCTCGGCTACGGCCAGCCAATTCTTGTCATTGAGACAATTCCGGCCGGCGATGCATTGTTCATGGAGCGCGGCATGAAAGCGGAACTACCGGCAGTCACCCTTCCCGGCGGACGGCAGGTGCCGGCCCTCGGCCTTGGCACCTGGCACATGGGCGAAAGCCGCGCGTCTGCGGCCGAGGAAGCCGCCAGCCTGCGCACGGGGCTGGACCTTGGCATGACACTGATCGACACGGCGGAAATGTACGCCGACGGCGGCGCGGAGGAGGTCGTCGGCGAGGCGATCCGCGGCCGGCGGGACGAGGTCTTCCTCGTCAGCAAGGTGCTGCCCGGTAATGCCAGCCGCACCGGCACGGTTGCCGCCTGCGAGGCGAGCCTGAGGCGGCTCGGCACCGATCATATCGATCTCTACCTCCTGCACTGGCGCGGCCGCCACACGCTCACGCAGACCGTCGAGGCCTTCGAGACGCTGAAGGCCGAGGGCAAGATCGGCGCCTGGGGCGTCTCCAACTTCGACGAACCCGACATGAAGGAACTGCTGGGCGCCGTCGAGCCGGCCCGCCCCGCCGCCAACCAGGTGCTCTACAACCTTGCCCGCCGCGGCATCGAATACGATCTCCTGCGCTGGAGCCAGGTGCAGGGCATTCCGGTCATGGCCTATTCGCCCCTCGACGAGGGCCGCCTTGTCGGCCATCCGGCGCTGGAGGAGATCGGCCGCATCCACGATGCCAGCGCCGCGCAGGTCGCCCTCGCCTTCCTGCTCACGAGACCCGGCGTCATCGCGATCCCGAAATCGGGCGCGCCCGAGCGCGTGCGCGAGAATGCCCGCGCCTGCGAGATCCGCCTCACGTCGGAAGACCTCCGCCACCTCGACGAAGCCTTCCCGCCGCCGACGCGCAAGCGACCGCTGGAAATGATCTGAAACGAAAAGGGCTTCCCGCCGGGAAGGTTCGAAAACCTCTCCTTCGTCATGCTCGGGCCTGTCCGGAGCATCTGCAAAGTCCCGTTTTTTCAATACGTTGGCAGATCCTCGGCACAAGGCCGAGGATGACGGCAGCGGGCGGGGCAAGGCAAGGCTTCAATCCCGCCGACCGCCCGTGCAGAAGCTCACATTCCCTGCGGGCCGCGGTTCATCGCGGCGATGCCGGTGCGGCAGACTTCGACGAGCCCGAGCGGCTTCATGATCGCCACGAACTGGTCGATCTTGGAGGACTTGCCGGTGATCTCCAGGATGAAATGCTCCGTCGTCGCATCGACGACCTTGGCGTGGAAGGCGTCGGCAAGGCGCAGCGTTTCCTGCCGCATCTCGCCGGAACCGACGATCTTCACCAGCGCCACTTCGCGCTCGATCGGCCGCTCCTGGCCGAGGACCTTGGCGCGGACGGTGAGGTCGACCACGCGATGGACGGGCACGATGCGCTCGAGCTGCGACTTGATCTGCTCCAGGACGCCCGGCGTGCCGCGCGTCACGATGGTGATGCGCGACAGATGCGCCTCGTGCTCGGTCTCGGAAACCGTGAGGCTCTCGATATTGTAGCCGCGGCCGGAGAACAGCCCGATGACGCGGGCAAGGACGCCCGGCTCGTTGTCGACGAGCACCGAGAGCGTATGGCTCTCGGCGACCTGCGTCTCCTTGGCGATGAAGTAGGCGGAGCCCGTGGGCTGAAGGTGTGCGTTCATGGTTCTCTACCTTTTCATCAAACGAGCTGGCGGCCCTTGGCGTCGATCGCATTGGCGACCGCTTCGTCCGTGGCCTCGTCGGGCAGCAGCATTTCGTTATGTGCCTTGCCCGAGGGGATCATCGGGAAGCAGTTCGCGAGATTGGCGACGCGGCAGTCGAAGATGACCGGGCGCTTGACGTCGATCATCTCCTGGATGGCCGCATCGAGGTCGGCCGGCTTGTCGCAGGCGATGCCGACGCCGCCATAGGCTTCCGCCAGCTTCACGAAGTCCGGCATCGCTTCCGTATAGGAATTCGACAGGCGGTTGCCGTGCAGCAGCTGCTGCCACTGGCGCACCATGCCCATATACTGGTTGTTCAGGATGAAGATCTTGACCGGCAGGTTATACTGCACCGCGCAGCTCATTTCCTGGATGCACATCTGGATCGAGGCATCGCCGGCAATGTCGATGACAAGGCTGTCGCGGTGCGCGACCTGGACACCGATCGCCGCCGGGAAGCCGTAGCCCATCGTGCCGAGGCCGCCGGAGGTCATCCAGCGGTTCGGCTGCTCGAAGCCGTAGAACTGCGCGGCCCACATCTGGTGCTGGCCGACTTCCGTCGTGATGTAGGTGTCGCGGTCCCTGGTCAGCTCGTAGAGCCGCTGGATGGCATATTGCGGCATGATCACGTCGTCGCTCGCCTTGTAGGCAAACGAGTTGCGCGCCCGCCACTTGGCGATGGACGTCCACCAGTCGGCCTGGGCCGCCTTGTCGTAATCCTTCGCGCTCGCCCGCCACTGGCGGACCATGTCTTCCAGGATATTGCCGACATCGCCGACGATCGGCACGTCGACGCGGACGTTCTTGTTGATCGAGGACGGGTCGATGTCGATATGGATCTTCTTCGAGTTCGGCGAAAACGCGTTGAGGCGGCCGGTGATGCGGTCGTCGAAGCGCGCGCCGATGCAGACCATGACGTCGCAGTCATGCATCGCCATGTTCGCCTCGTAGGAGCCGTGCATGCCCAGCATCCCCAGCCAGTTCTTGCCGGAAGCCGGATAGGCGCCGAGGCCCATCAGCGTCGAGGTGATCGGGAAACCCGTGATCTCGACCAGCTCGCGCAGGAGGCGCGAGGCTTCCGGGCCGGAATTCACCACGCCGCCGCCGGAATAGATGATCGGCCGGCGCGCGGAGCGCATCAGGCTGACGGCCGCCGCGATCTGGTTCGCATCGCCCTGGACCTTCGGCTGGTAGCTCTTCTGGACGGGCGCGTCGGACGGCGGCGTATAGGTGCCGGTCGCGAACTGGACGTCCTTGGGAATGTCGACGACGACCGGCCCCGGCCGGCCGGACTGCGCGACGCGGAACGCCTCGTGGATGATGCGGGCGAGCTCGTTGACGTCCTTGACCAGCCAGTTGTGCTTGGTGCAGGGGCGCGTGATGCCGACCGTGTCGCACTCCTGGAAGGCGTCCGATCCGATGAGCGTGGTCGGAACCTGGCCGGTGAGGCAGACGAGCGGGATGGAATCCATCAGGGCGTCCTGCAGCGGCGTCACGGCATTGGTCGCGCCGGGGCCGGAGGTGACGAGCATGACGCCGACCTTACCGGTGGAGCGGGCATAGCCTTCGGCCATGTGGCCGGCGCCCTGCTCGTGGCGCACGAGGATGTGCTCGATGTCGTCCTGCTGGAAGATCTCGTCATAGATCGGCAGGACGGCGCCGCCCGGATAGCCGAAGATATGTTCAACGCCGTTGTCTTTCAGGGCCTGCAAGACAATTTCGGCGCCCGTCATCTGGTTTTCTGTTCCGCTCATCGGATTTCCGTCCGTCTCTTTTCGCATTTCAGGGTGATTATCGAACTTCTGGGCATAAAAAAAGGCCCCTGGAGGAGCCTGCTTACCGCGCATGGGTGCTTTCGCCGGATGGTTACACCACCCTGCCCATGCGCCTTCCCACCACAAGAATGATAGCCGTCAGATTTTTCATGGTGCGGATTGTTAACGGCAAAGCAAACGCGCGTCAACGCCTTTCGGTCTGTCCCGCAATGGCACGCTTTTCGGCAAGGGCCGCAGGACGCGACCCGGAGGCGCTTCAATTCGAAACCTCTTATTAAGTGGCCTTCGGTAAGGTCGGGCCTGATGGCAAGGAGTGCCGGACGTGCTGAACAATGATTTTCAGTCCTCTCTGATGGCCGGCGAACAGGATCGCCGCGACGGAATGGCGGCCGGAAACCGCCTGCTGGGCCGCGTCGTCGCCTGCAACGGCTCGCATGCCACCATCAGCGCGATGGCCGAAGCCGGCGAGACGGCGCTCACGGAACTGTGGGTCGTCGGCCGGCTCATCTCCATCTCCGTCGGCCGCAACCGCATCGTCGCACTCGTCTATTCCATGTCCACCGACCAGCAGAACTGGACGGAGCACCACGACACGATCTTCCGCGTCGAGGTCGAGCTTCTGGGCGAGATTCGCGTCAGCGCGGACGGCCGCGAGGAATTCTCCGCCGGCATCACCGACTATCCCTATCTCGGCGCCATCGCCCACCGCATCCGCGCCTCTGACCTCGCGATGGTCTACGACACCGGCAAGAAGGACGTGTGCGTCATCGGCAAGCTGACGCAGGACGAAAGCCTCGACGCGACGATCCACGTTCCCTCCATGCTGGAGAAGCATTTCGCCATCGTCGGCACCACCGGCGTCGGCAAGTCCACCTCCGTCACCCTGCTGCTCCACAAGGCGATCCAGGCCGATCCCAGCCTGCGCGTGCTGATCCTCGACCCGCACAACGAATTCGCCTCCGCCTTCGGCGACCTTGCCGTCGTCATCGATACAGATACGCTGGAACTGCCCTTCTGGCTGTTCCGGCTGGACGAGTTCGCCGAGGTCGTCTTCCGCGGCCGCCCGCCGGTGGTCGAGGAGATGGACATCCTGCGCGATCTCGTGCCGGAGGCCAAGCGCGCCTTCCGCGGCTCGCCGGAAAGCGGCCTCGTGCGGCGCACCAGCGAGAAGAGCTCTGTCACGGCGGACACACCGGTGCCCTTCCGCATCGCCGACCTGCTCGCCCTCATCGACGAGCGCATCGGCCGGCTCGAAGGCCGGGCGGAAAAGCCGCACCTGCGCTCGCTCAAGGTGAGGATCATGGCGGCGATCAACGACCCGCGCTACCATTTCATGTTCTCCTCGAACACGATCACCGACACGATCCTCGACACCATCGCCCGCATCTTCCGCATTCCCGGCGAGGGCAAGCCGGTAACGACCTTCCAGCTTGCCGGCATCCCGTCGGAAGTCGTCAATTCGGTCGCCTCGGTGCTCTGCCGCATGGCCTTCGAAATCGGGCTGTGGAGCAATGGCGGCGTGCATATGCTCGTTGTCTGCGAGGAGGCGCACCGCTACGTGCCGGCCGATCCCAACCTCGGCTTCACGCCGACGCGCCAGGCCATCGCCCGCATCGCCAAGGAAGGCCGCAAATACGGCGTCTCGCTCGGCATCATCACCCAGCGTCCCGGCGAGCTCGACCCGACCATCCTTTCCCAGTGCTCGACGATCTTCGCGATGCGCCTTGCCAACGATCACGACCAGGAGATCATCCGCTCGGCGATCCCCAACTCCTCCTCCTCGACGACGAGCTTCATCTCCTCGATCGGCAATGGCGAGGCCATCGCCTTCGGCGAGGCCGTCGCCGTGCCGATGCGCATGCGCTTTTCCCGCGTCGAGACGAACCGCCTGCCGAAAGCGAACGGCACCGGCCTCAAGGCCGGGGACGATACGCCGCAAAGCGTCGACCTGCGCTCCATCGTCGCCCGCATGCGGGCGGTGTCGGGCCCGGACATTTCGAGCTTCCAGAATTCCTACCTCTCGGCGCAAGGCCGGAACGACCCGCTGCCGACCGGCTACGAGGACGCCCCCTACGAGGACGAGGAAGATTACATAGAAGCGCTCCAGAGCGCGGCGCCCGCCGCCCGCGCGCCTTCCGCGCCGCCGGTCCATGAGCCCTACCGGCCGGACATGCTGCCGGGCGCCGCCGGCGCCTATGAACCATCGCCCCGGGAACGTTTCGAAGCCGTCCGGCGCGAGCTCGCCTCCGAGCCGCCGCGTCCCGCCGCCGATCCCTACCGCCAGACGCCCCGCCCCGCCTTCGGCGAGCAGCAGGAGCCGCGGCGGGAAGGCTCCATTCGCGAGCAGCTCCTGAAGAAACCGCTCAGCAGCCTGATCCGGCGATAGCGGCCTCGGGATCGATCCGCCGCCAGCTCTCGTCGAGCTGGTTGCGAAACCATGTCATCTGGCGCTTGGCATATTGCCGTGTGGCGGCCGCGCCGCGCTCGGCGGCCTCCGCCTCGCTCATCTCGCCTGACAGCATGGCCGTGATCTGCGGCACGCCGATCGCCTTCATCACGGGCATGGCAGGGGAAAGACCGAGCGCCAGCAGCGCCTTCACCTCCTCCACCGCGCCGGATTTCAGCATCGCGCCGAAACGCCGGTCGATGCGGGCGGCAAGCGTTGCCCGGTCGGGCAGCACGACGATCTTCTCCGCCCGCAGCGGGTCGATCACCGCCTGCCCCGTCGCCGCCTGGAAGGCGGTTATCGACCTGCCCGTCGCCTCCAGCACCTCCAGCGCACGCACGATGCGCTGGCCGTCTCCCGGCATCAGGCGGGCGGCCGTTTGCGTATCGCGCGCGGCCAGCTCCCGGTGGAGCGCTTCTGCACCTTCGGCAGCCAGCCGGCCGCGCATCCGCTCCCGCACGTCGTCGGCAATGACCGGCATGTCCGACAGCCCGCCCGTCAGCGCGCGAAAATAGAGCCCTGTCCCGCCGACGAAGACGGGAAGCCTTTCCCGCGCGCGCAATTCGCCGACAAGGGCCGCCGCCTCGCGCAGCCAGTCGCCGGTGGAATAGGCGGCGCCTGCCGGCACATGGCCGTAGAGCCGGTGCTCGATGCCGCCCATCTCCTCCGGCTGGGGACGGGCCGTCAGGATGTTCAGCGTATCGTAGACCTGCATGCTGTCCGCATTGACCACGACGCCGCCGTGCTCGGTGGCCAGCCGCACGGCGAGCGCGGACTTGCCGCTTGCCGTCGGGCCCGTTATCAGGATCGCGTCCTGCTTTCGATCAAGGTTTCTCATCATGGCTTTCGTTGCCACGCTTGTCGCCAATCCGTCAAATCCTGTCCTGGCGCCCGCCATCGCCGAAAAAGCGGCGGACGCCGTCAAGGCGTCCGGCCTCTACTGGCTCGCCGACGGCATCGCCTGCGATATCGCGCTGCGCGACGATGGCGACATCCACGCCGCTCGCGACGCGATCCTCGCGGTCATTGCCGGCGCGCCGATCGACCTTGCCGTTCAGGAGACCGAGACTCGGCGCAAGAAGCTGCTGATCGCCGACATGGATTCGACAATGATCGGCCAGGAATGCATCGACGAGCTTGCCGCCGAAGTCGGCCTCAAGGACAAGGTCGCCGCCATCACCGCGCGCGCCATGAACGGCGAGATCGCCTTCGAGCCCGCCCTTCGCGAGCGCGTCGCCCTGCTGAAGGGCCTGCCGGTCTCCGTCATCGGCGACGTGATCGAAAAGCGCATCACGCTGACGCCCGGCGGGCGCCAGCTCATCGCGACCATGAAGGCGAAGGGCTATTACACCGCGCTCGTTTCCGGCGGCTTCACCGTCTTCACCAGCCGCATCGCCGAAACGCTCGGCTTTGACGAGAACCGGGCCAACATCCTGCTCCACGCCGACGGCAAGCTGACCGGCGAGGTCGCCGAACCGATCCTCGGCAAGCAGGCCAAGGTGGACGCGCTCGTCGACATCGCCGAGCGCCTCGGCATTTCGCCCGGCGAAGCCATGGCCGTCGGCGACGGCGCGAACGACCTCGGCATGCTGCACCTTTCCGGCGCCGGCGTCGCGCTGCACGCCAAGCCCGCCGTCGCGGCCGAGGCGAAGATAAGGATCGACCACGGCGACCTTACCGCCCTCCTCTATCTGCAGGGCTACCGCAAGTCCGACTTCGTGACCGGCGTCTGATCGTTTCCGTTCGGCAAAAGGCCGCTGAAGCGTCACCTCAGCGGCCCGAATCGAATTCTCCGGAATCAAAGGCAAGCCCCTGGCGGGACTCGCCTTTCCCTCAGTCGATGCGCACGGTGATGTAGCGCAGCGCGCCGGTGCGGTTGGAAATCATCATCAGCGCATTGCGCCGGTCTTCCGACTTCAATTTGGCGATGCGGCTCTTGACCTCCTCCGCCGTCGTCACCGCTTCCTGGCCGATCTCGACGATCACGTCGCCCGGCACGATCCCGCGTTCGGCGGCGGCCGAGGACGGAGCGACCTCGGTGATGACAACGCCCTTGACGCTTTCGGCGATCTGGAAGGTCTTGCGCGCATCCTCGTCGAGGTTGCCGATCCCCATGCCGAGCACCGTGTCGGCCGCCTTCGGCTCGACCTCGCCGCCCGTCTCGGGCGCGGTTCCTTCCTCGGCGGTGCCCTCGTCCTGCGTGACCTCGTCCTCGGCATCCGCCTGCTTCTCGCCGTCCTCGAGGCGGCCGAGCGTGACCTTCACGGTCATCTCCTTGCCATTGCGCAGGAGCACGACGTCCACCGCCTTGCCGACAGGGCTTTCGGCGACGACGCGCGGCAGGTCGCGCATCTCGCGCACCTCCTTGCCGTCGAATCGGACGATGACGTCGCCCGTCGTGATCGTGCCGTTGT
It encodes the following:
- a CDS encoding ATP-binding protein, with the translated sequence MAGEQDRRDGMAAGNRLLGRVVACNGSHATISAMAEAGETALTELWVVGRLISISVGRNRIVALVYSMSTDQQNWTEHHDTIFRVEVELLGEIRVSADGREEFSAGITDYPYLGAIAHRIRASDLAMVYDTGKKDVCVIGKLTQDESLDATIHVPSMLEKHFAIVGTTGVGKSTSVTLLLHKAIQADPSLRVLILDPHNEFASAFGDLAVVIDTDTLELPFWLFRLDEFAEVVFRGRPPVVEEMDILRDLVPEAKRAFRGSPESGLVRRTSEKSSVTADTPVPFRIADLLALIDERIGRLEGRAEKPHLRSLKVRIMAAINDPRYHFMFSSNTITDTILDTIARIFRIPGEGKPVTTFQLAGIPSEVVNSVASVLCRMAFEIGLWSNGGVHMLVVCEEAHRYVPADPNLGFTPTRQAIARIAKEGRKYGVSLGIITQRPGELDPTILSQCSTIFAMRLANDHDQEIIRSAIPNSSSSTTSFISSIGNGEAIAFGEAVAVPMRMRFSRVETNRLPKANGTGLKAGDDTPQSVDLRSIVARMRAVSGPDISSFQNSYLSAQGRNDPLPTGYEDAPYEDEEDYIEALQSAAPAARAPSAPPVHEPYRPDMLPGAAGAYEPSPRERFEAVRRELASEPPRPAADPYRQTPRPAFGEQQEPRREGSIREQLLKKPLSSLIRR
- the miaA gene encoding tRNA (adenosine(37)-N6)-dimethylallyltransferase MiaA; this translates as MMRNLDRKQDAILITGPTASGKSALAVRLATEHGGVVVNADSMQVYDTLNILTARPQPEEMGGIEHRLYGHVPAGAAYSTGDWLREAAALVGELRARERLPVFVGGTGLYFRALTGGLSDMPVIADDVRERMRGRLAAEGAEALHRELAARDTQTAARLMPGDGQRIVRALEVLEATGRSITAFQAATGQAVIDPLRAEKIVVLPDRATLAARIDRRFGAMLKSGAVEEVKALLALGLSPAMPVMKAIGVPQITAMLSGEMSEAEAAERGAAATRQYAKRQMTWFRNQLDESWRRIDPEAAIAGSGC
- the serB gene encoding phosphoserine phosphatase SerB; this translates as MAFVATLVANPSNPVLAPAIAEKAADAVKASGLYWLADGIACDIALRDDGDIHAARDAILAVIAGAPIDLAVQETETRRKKLLIADMDSTMIGQECIDELAAEVGLKDKVAAITARAMNGEIAFEPALRERVALLKGLPVSVIGDVIEKRITLTPGGRQLIATMKAKGYYTALVSGGFTVFTSRIAETLGFDENRANILLHADGKLTGEVAEPILGKQAKVDALVDIAERLGISPGEAMAVGDGANDLGMLHLSGAGVALHAKPAVAAEAKIRIDHGDLTALLYLQGYRKSDFVTGV